CGACCGGTCGACGAGCTGGGTGCTTGAAACGCTGTCGGTGCGAGTAGCGCAGCTCATCGCACCGAAAGAACGCGACGTGGCGTTTATGGATTTTGCATACGAGTATTTCGAGCAGGCGATCCCGCGCGACGCCGTGTCGAAAACGACGCGCGATGAGTACGGCGCAGCGCTTTATGTCGCGATTCACCGCGCGCTGATGAAATCTGATACAGCGACGGCGCGTGCCGGGCTGCTATTACGCTACGGTGTATCAGTGGAGCACTTAGATCAGTTTGTGGCATACAATCAAAAGATTGATGCGCTGCTGCAAGGTTCGGTGGACGATGAACTGTATCGGATTGTCGACCGCCAGGGCGCGCCCCTGCGAATTGTACGCCGCATGATGGAGACCCGCGAAGACGTACCGGAGCTATTATTGAAGCGCGAAGTTTTTTTGGAGGCGTTTGAGCAGCAAGTTACCAAAGAATACACGAATATCATGGGACGCATCAATCGTGCGATTATGCGCAGCGTAATGTTTTTGATCATTACGAAATTCTTAATTGGCATCGCGATTGAAGTGCCTTACGATATGTGGGCGCATGGCGCGATTTTGTGGCAGCCGTTGATTATTAACCTGTTCTTTCCACCGGTTTATATGGTGTTGTTGCGGTTCACGCTCAATACGCCGGGCTATGCGAATACGTCGGCATTAGTGAGTCGTGTCGATACGATGTTGTATAGCGACAGCACGACGCTTGTACGCCGGCAATTAGGTGGCAAGAAATACAGTGTAGTTTTCTCGGTGTTATATGGTACATCCAGCTTGGTGGTATTTGCGGCAACGATATGGATATTGCTGCTGCTTAACTTCTCGCTTGTGCATATTGCGATATTCTTCTTTTTCTTCTCAGCGGCGAGCTTCTTGGGCTTTCGCTTGAGCCGCATGATTCGCGATCTGGAGATTGTGCGCAGCGCGAGTAACGGGCTGACGTTCGTTCGCGATACAATTTATTTGCCGTTTGTCGTAGCAGGGCGCTGGATGAGCGATAAATATGCGCAAGTTAACATCGTATCAATTATTTTAGATATGTTGATTGAGTTGCCGCTCAAAACGATTTTGCGCCTCGTGCGGCAATGGTCGGCATTTATTGACGATAGAAAGGATCGCATTACATGACGCGGGAGCTAAATGGGCGCGAACTGCAGCAATTTATCAAAGTACGCCAACTGCGGCAAGTGCGGAATTTGCGGCAAGAGCATGATATTACTCCAAAATTGTTGATCGTGATGAGTAAAACAGCGAGCGACGTTATCGCGACGTATGTGCGCATGAAGCGGCGGTATGCGCGCGATATATTGATTGACGTTGAGATTGCGGCGGTAGAGCAGCGCTATATGATTAACGTAGTGCAGCAGGCAAATGATGACGCGTCAATTCAGGGTATTATCGTGCAGTTGCCGCTTGACGATCCGGCGGGTACGAGCGAGATTTGCAATGCGATTGCACCGGAAAAAGACGTTGATGGGCTGGGCGAGCGCGCTATATTTCCGAGTGCGACAGCACAGGCGATTGATTGGCTTTTGGCGGGCTATGATGTCGACTTGGTAGGCAAAGTAATTGCGATTGTGGGGCGGGGCAAGCTAGTCGGCGCGCCGCTTGCGAAATTGTGGGGCGAGCGCGGCTTGAATATTACTGTATTTGATGATCAAACGCCGCTTTGCGATATGCAGCGGTTTGATGTGATTGTAACGGCAACGGGTGTGCCGCGGTTAATTACATCAGACATGATAAAACCTGGCGCGGTGGTGGTAGACGCTGGTACGGCAAGCGAGCACGGCAAAC
This portion of the TM7 phylum sp. oral taxon 349 genome encodes:
- a CDS encoding bifunctional 5,10-methylenetetrahydrofolate dehydrogenase/5,10-methenyltetrahydrofolate cyclohydrolase, encoding MTRELNGRELQQFIKVRQLRQVRNLRQEHDITPKLLIVMSKTASDVIATYVRMKRRYARDILIDVEIAAVEQRYMINVVQQANDDASIQGIIVQLPLDDPAGTSEICNAIAPEKDVDGLGERAIFPSATAQAIDWLLAGYDVDLVGKVIAIVGRGKLVGAPLAKLWGERGLNITVFDDQTPLCDMQRFDVIVTATGVPRLITSDMIKPGAVVVDAGTASEHGKLIGDVDDSVRAMTHVTMTPKKGGVGPLTYTVLFDHLIENCLKRADKL